The sequence TTCAGCTGGCCGGTGCGGGCCCAGGAATCGGCGATGATGGCCATGATCTGGTCACCATCGACCACCTGACCCTTCTCGTCACAGACCACCACCCGGTCGGCGTCGCCGTCCAGGGCGATGCCGATATCGGCGCGGTATTCCTTGACCGCCCGGCTCATGGTCTGGGGATAGGTCGAGCCGCATTCCTCGTTGATGTTGAGGCCGTTCGGGCCGACGCCCACCGGGATCACCTCGGCGCCCAGCTCATAGAGCGCGGTAGGGGCGACCTTGTAGGCGGCGCCGTTGGCGCAATCGATCACGATCCTGAGGCCGTTCAGGCTGAGCTGGCGGGGGAAGGTCGCCTTGACGATCTCTACATAGCGGGCCTGAGCGTCGTCGACCCGCAGCACGCGGCCGAGTTCGGCGGGCTGGGCCAAGCCCTCCTGCAGGCCCTCGTCCATGTGGGCCTCGATCTTCAGCTCCATCTCGTCCGACAGCTTGTAGCCGTCGGGGCCGAACAGCTTGATGCCATTGTCGGCGAAGTCGTTGTGCGAGGCCGAGATCATTACCCCCAGGTCCGCGCGCATGGAGCGGGTCATCATGGCCACGCCGGGGGTGGGCAGGGGGCCGAACAGGCGCACGTCCATGCCCACGCTGGTGAAGCCCGCCACCAGGGCCGGCTCGATCATGTAGCCGGAGAGGCGCGTGTCCTTGCCGATCACTACCAGATGGCGGCGGTCGCCCTCGGTGCGGAACAGCTTGCCGGCGGCCAGGCCGACGCGCAGCGCCACCTCCGCCGTCATCGGATGGCGGTTGGCCTGGCCACGGATCCCGTCGGTGCCGAAATAGGCCCGCTTGCTCATCGCTCGTTCTCTCCACGCCACCGCCGGACTTGCGGCGCAATGATCGGTAATCGGTTTTTATTCGACCCTTGGTCAGCGAATGCTAAAGGCCGGCGGACCGGCGCCCGCGCCGCCCGATTTAAACCACACCGGCGGCCCACGAAAGATCGGCCAGGACCGCCGGCCTCAGCGAGACCTGAAAACCCCATGTGCGGCATCATCGGAATCGTCGGCCAGAGCCCCGTCACCGAGCGTCTGATCGACAGTCTCAGGCGCCTGGAATACCGCGGCTACGACAGCGCGGGCGTCGCCGTGGTCGAGGCCGGCAAGCTGGATCGGCGCCGCGCGCCGGGCAAGATCCGCGCCCTGGAGGACCTGCTGCGCGAACAGCCCCTGCCGGGCAAGACCGGCATCGGCCACACCCGCTGGGCCACGCACGGCGCGCCGTCCGAGCGCAACGCCCACCCGCAGATCGCCGGCAAGGTGGCGGTGGTGCACAACGGCATCATCGAGAATTTCGCTGCGCTGAAGCGCGAACTGATCGCCGATGGCCGCACCTTCACCAGCGACACCGACACCGAGGTGATCGCCCACCTGATCGATCGCGGGATCGCTGAAGGCCTGGAGCCGCTGGCGGCGCTCAAGGCGGCGCTGGACCGGCTGGCCGGAGCCTACGCCATCGGCGTGGTCATCGAGGGCCACGACCACCTGGTCCTGGGCGCCCGGCGCGGCAGCCCGCTGGTGGTGGGCTATGGCGAGGGCGAGATGTTCATCGGCTCCGACGC is a genomic window of Phenylobacterium montanum containing:
- the glmM gene encoding phosphoglucosamine mutase produces the protein MSKRAYFGTDGIRGQANRHPMTAEVALRVGLAAGKLFRTEGDRRHLVVIGKDTRLSGYMIEPALVAGFTSVGMDVRLFGPLPTPGVAMMTRSMRADLGVMISASHNDFADNGIKLFGPDGYKLSDEMELKIEAHMDEGLQEGLAQPAELGRVLRVDDAQARYVEIVKATFPRQLSLNGLRIVIDCANGAAYKVAPTALYELGAEVIPVGVGPNGLNINEECGSTYPQTMSRAVKEYRADIGIALDGDADRVVVCDEKGQVVDGDQIMAIIADSWARTGQLKGGGVVATVMSNLGLERFLGQRQMKLERTAVGDRYVMQRMREGGFNLGGEQSGHVILSDFSTTGDGLIAALQVLRVIVESGKRMSELARQFEPVPQKLENVRFSGVAKPLEHDLVKAAISDGEARLNSSGRIVVRASGTEPLIRVMAEGDDAKLVAQVVRDIAQAVKSAAA